One Manihot esculenta cultivar AM560-2 chromosome 6, M.esculenta_v8, whole genome shotgun sequence DNA segment encodes these proteins:
- the LOC110617018 gene encoding UDP-glucose 6-dehydrogenase 1, with protein MVKICCIGAGYVGGPTMAVIALKCPSFEVVVVDISVSRIAAWNSDQLPIYEPGLDEVVKQCRGKNLFFSTDIEKQVSEADIIFVSVNTPTKTQGLGAGKAADLTYWESAARMIADVSKSNKIVVEKSTVPVKTAEAIEKILTHNGRGIKYQILSNPEFLAEGTAIQDLFHPDRVLIGGRETPDGQKAIQSLKDVYAHWVPEDRIISTNLWSAELSKLAANAFLAQRISSVNAMSALCEATGADVSQVSHAVGKDTRIGPKFLNASVGFGGSCFQKDILNLVYICECNGLPEVANYWKQVIKINDYQKKRFVNRLVSSMFNTVSGKKISILGFAFKKDTGDTRETPAIDVCKGLLGDKAHLCIYDPQVTEDQIRRDLSMNKFDLDHPVHLQPMSPSSVKQVSVVWDAYEAAKDAHGVCILTEWDEFKTLDYQRIFDNMQKPAFVFDGRNIVNVDKLREIGFIVYSIGKPLDPWLKDMPAVA; from the coding sequence ATGGTGAAGATCTGTTGCATTGGTGCTGGTTATGTTGGAGGTCCTACCATGGCAGTTATTGCATTGAAGTGCCCCTCATTTGAAGTAGTAGTTGTTGACATCTCAGTTTCTAGGATTGCAGCCTGGAACAGTGATCAGCTTCCCATTTATGAGCCAGGCCTTGACGAGGTGGTGAAACAGTGCAGAGGAAagaaccttttcttcagcacaGACATTGAAAAACAGGTCTCAGAAGCTGATATAATCTTTGTTTCTGTTAATACTCCAACAAAAACTCAGGGCCTTGGAGCAGGCAAAGCTGCTGACCTGACTTATTGGGAGAGTGCAGCCCGAATGATTGCTGATGTATCGAAATCCAACAAGATTGTTGTTGAGAAATCTACGGTTCCTGTGAAAACTGCTGAGGCAATTGAAAAAATTCTGACCCATAACGGCAGAGGCATCAAATATCAGATTCTATCCAACCCAGAATTTCTAGCAGAAGGAACTGCAATTCAAGACCTTTTTCACCCTGACAGGGTTCTCATCGGAGGGAGGGAAACCCCAGATGGCCAGAAGGCTATTCAGTCTCTTAAAGATGTTTATGCTCATTGGGTTCCTGAAGATAGAATCATTTCAACCAATCTCTGGTCAGCAGAGCTCTCAAAGCTAGCAGCAAATGCCTTTCTGGCACAGAGAATTTCTTCTGTAAATGCAATGTCAGCACTCTGTGAAGCAACTGGAGCAGATGTTTCCCAGGTTTCCCATGCTGTTGGAAAGGACACTAGAATTGGTCCTAAGTTCCTCAATGCAAGTGTTGGCTTTGGAGGTTCTTGCTTTCAGAAGGACATCCTAAATTTAGTTTACATTTGTGAGTGCAATGGCCTACCTGAAGTTGCTAACTACTGGAAACAAGTCATTAAGATTAATGACTATCAGAAGAAACGATTTGTCAACAGGTTAGTCTCCTCAATGTTCAATACAGTTTCAGGTAAAAAGATTTCCATTCTTGGTTTTGCATTCAAGAAAGATACTGGTGACACAAGGGAAACACCAGCAATTGATGTGTGCAAAGGCTTGCTGGGTGATAAGGCTCACTTGTGCATATATGATCCACAAGTGACCGAGGATCAGATCCGGAGGGATCTGTCAATGAACAAGTTTGATTTGGATCATCCTGTTCACCTTCAACCAATGAGCCCCAGTTCTGTGAAGCAAGTGAGTGTGGTGTGGGATGCTTATGAGGCAGCAAAGGATGCTCATGGGGTCTGCATTCTTACCGAGTGGGATGAATTCAAGACCCTTGATTACCAGAGGATTTTTGACAATATGCAGAAGCCTGCATTTGTGTTTGATGGAAGAAATATTGTGAATGTTGACAAGTTGAGGGAGATTGGTTTCATTGTCTACTCCATTGGGAAACCATTGGATCCGTGGCTAAAAGACATGCCTGCTGTGGCTTGA
- the LOC110616445 gene encoding plant intracellular Ras-group-related LRR protein 7: MGCCPSQDADSKASRTTRWRSTGIVALRDAKLKTFPNEVLDLDKSVRTLDLTHNKLVDIPMEISKLLNMQRLVLADNHIEQLPVNLGKLQSLKVMILDGNQITSLPDELGQLVRLERLSISGNMLTSLPDTIGSLRNLSLLNVSNNKLKTLPESIGSCFSLEELQANDNLIEELPGSVCNLVHLKSLSLNNNNVSQIPSNLLKDCKALQNLSLHENPISMDQFQQMEGFLDFEARRKRKFDKQIDSNVMISSKGLDEGVDL, translated from the exons ATGGGTTGCTGTCCCAGCCAAGACGCCGATTCCAAAGCCAGCAGGACTACCCGTTGGCGATCCACGGGCATTGTTGCCCTGCGGGACGCCAAATTGAAG ACTTTTCCGAATGAGGTTCTTGATTTGGACAAAAGTGTGCGCACCCTTGATTTAACTCACAATAAACTAG TTGACATTCCCATGGAGATTAGCAAGTTACTCAACATGCAGCGCCTG GTTTTGGCTGATAATCATATCGAACAACTACCAGTGAACTTGGGAAAGCTGCAATCTTTAAAAGTTATGATACTCGATGGGAATCAAATTACTTCCTTGCCTGATGAAT TGGGCCAGCTGGTGAGGCTTGAGCGGTTGTCAATCTCAGGAAATATGTTAACATCCTTGCCTGACACAATTGGGAGCTTGCGCAAT CTATCACTATTAAATGTTTCAAATAACAAGTTAAAGACTCTTCCTGAATCAATTGGGAGTTGCTTCTCTCTGGAAGAATTGCAAGCAAATG ATAATTTGATTGAAGAACTTCCTGGATCAGTATGCAATCTTGTTCACTTGAAGTCGCTTTCCTTAAACAACAATAATGTGAGCCAG ATTCCCTCAAATTTGTTGAAAGACTGCAAAGCTCTCCAGAATCTCTCTCTTCATGAGAATCCTATTTCTATGGATCAATTTCAGCAG ATGGAAGGATTCCTGGATTTTGAAGCGAGAAGAAAGAGGAAGTTTGACAAACAAATTGATTCAAATGTGATGATCAGTTCCAAAGGGCTCGACGAGGGCGTTGATCTATGA
- the LOC110617445 gene encoding uncharacterized protein LOC110617445, which translates to MVQKRPLYDEEPHDIICKHPRQVEYKNRLVSFSEFVSSEVDSPTSEVPGECGLTENDTEGHERLANDIVARFPVSAEKDVETIVPGRSISSFATISACHEFSLPDMPVYISHPKEYFSPEHPIRTAAHHEDRYSLLLRCPPQKAVPIGLNHQASIPEWSPCYSETISNTSGAPETTLDANLVFVEEDVDRLMGTCVIPMPDLELTGEVVNGRIDCNCLDEGSIRCVRQHIVEAREKLKRHLGGEKFEEMGFHDMGETVADKWSEEEEQVYHDLVFSNPMSLGKNFWDHLSAVFPSRTKKDIVCYYFNVFMLRRRTEQNRYDSVSIDDSDDDEWQGDDDYDNELGMTEEDEDSGIESPVHLDVCTRNHYRKYDLHDAVNEISDFACDRDISKVLGTCPRISLNFCNSNSHLLDVPSDKRVDQEGQDDSCTSSDTVASSQGTEVKVEIDDHWPCSFNEPCGSGGDHVLEPCDVKVWDNDYMICPKSKVDFLPTCSMIEEVFGDGSWNYKAKDY; encoded by the exons ATGGTACAAAAGCGACCGCTTTATGATGAGGAACCACACGACATTATTTGCAAGCACCCAAGACAAGTGGAATACAAGAATCGGCTAGTTTCATTTTCAGAATTTGTTTCTTCAGAGGTAGATTCTCCGACTTCTGAAGTTCCAG GTGAGTGTGGACTCACTGAAAATGATACTGAAGGCCATGAGAGGCTTGCAAATGACATAGTTGCTAGATTCCCAGTTAGTGCAGAGAAGGATGTAGAGACCATTGTTCCTGGAAGAAGTATCTCTTCCTTTGCTACCATCAGTGCTTGTCATGAGTTTTCTCTTCCTGACATGCCAGTGTATATATCTCATCCCAAAGAATATTTTAGTCCTGAGCATCCAATAAGGACAGCAGCTCACCATGAGGATAGGTATTCTTTACTTTTGCGTTGTCCTCCACAAAAAGCAGTTCCAATTGGATTGAATCATCAAGCTAGTATTCCAGAATGGAGTCCTTGTTATAGTGAGACAATATCAAATACTTCTGGAGCACCTGAAACAACTTTGGATGCTAACCTTGTTTTTGTGGAGGAAGATGTGGATCGGCTGATGGGGACTTGTGTTATTCCAATGCCTGATTTGGAACTTACTGGTGAGGTTGTAAATGGTAGGATTGACTGTAATTGCCTGGATGAGGGTTCTATCAGATGTGTGAGACAGCACATTGTTGAAGCAAGGGAGAAACTTAAGAGACACCTTGGAGGGGAGAAATTTGAGGAGATGGGGTTCCACGACATGGGAGAAACAGTGGCAGATAAATGGAGTGAGGAGGAAGAACAAGTATATCATGATCTTGTATTTTCAAATCCTATGTCATTGGGCAAAAACTTTTGGGACCATCTTTCTGCTGTCTTCCCTTCTCGAACCAAAAAGGATATAGTCTGCTACTACTTTAATGTCTTTATGCTTCGAAGGCGAACTGAACAGAACAGATATGACTCAGTAAGCATTGATGACAGTGATGATGATGAGTGGCAGGGGGATGATGATTATGATAATGAACTTGGAATGACAGAGGAAGATGAAGACTCCGGTATTGAGTCTCCTGTCCATCTAGATGTTTGTACTCGTAATCACTACCGGAAATATGATTTACATGATGCTGTAAATGAAATTTCTGATTTTGCTTGTGATAGGGACATCAGCAAGGTTTTAGGAACATGCCCTAGGATATCACTCAATTTTTGTAATTCCAACTCTCATCTCCTGGATGTTCCTTCTGATAAAAGGGTTGATCAAGAAGGACAAGATGACTCGTGCACATCCTCTGATACAGTGGCTTCTTCACAAGGGACTGAGGTGAAGGTTGAAATTGATGATCACTGGCCATGTAGTTTCAATGAACCTTGTGGAAGTGGCGGGGATCATGTTTTAGAACCTTGTGATGTCAAAGTTTGGGATAATGATTATATGATATGCCCAAAAAGTAAAGTTGACTTTTTGCCTACTTGCAGTATGATTGAGGAGGTTTTCGGGGATGGTTCATGGAATTACAAGGCAAAAGATTACTAG
- the LOC110617163 gene encoding zinc finger protein 84 — protein sequence MEEGQQFKHVCKFCSKSFSCGRSLGGHMRSHMINDISAQADGSKLTKKKLPSLPSNNGANNNTNSTETAGYGLRENPKKTWRLADHSSEDTSLLEKFCKECGKVFQSWKALFGHMKCHSLEKEKFSNNNSLEEQQDSWTSGNNQKLVMDSQSDNEIAAPNRRKRSQRRIRYMGAANSSSLSFANNASSSVSEIEQEQEEVAMCLMMLSRDVGQWGGLNSVAAESSDNNAAFLETNLVSSKTEDKPSVCTGAETLKMKKLGEKLEMGKLEDYDDLKVENRGFTKNKPKKCQLDDECETENSGVKLGKNLTKETGLEQSEMVPSKCSSSKRKLRDSFDPELKSDYLKKLRTNASDSEVCKNSDRSSRFECTTCNKVFHSYQALGGHRASHKKTKGCFASRIDSSENSIETELSPDSTTESKIIKSIKNEISSDHLAIDCDSKAEISYGAKKSKGHECPICLKVFPSGQALGGHKRSHLVGANEAKNNQTITIQEAIPPIRDFLDLNLPAPVEEESNGLVGFNPWWIGSGHNHESLVSLISNQVL from the coding sequence ATGGAAGAAGGCCAACAATTCAAACATGTATGCAAGTTCTGCAGCAAGAGCTTCTCTTGTGGTAGATCCTTGGGTGGTCACATGAGGTCTCACATGATTAATGACATTTCAGCTCAAGCTGATGGCTCTAAGCTCACCAAGAAAAAGCTTCCATCTCTCCCCAGCAATAATGGAGCTAATAACAATACCAACAGCACTGAAACTGCTGGTTATGGCCTTAGAGaaaatccaaagaagacatggaGACTTGCAGATCATTCAAGTGAAGATACTTCACTCCTTGAAAAATTCTGCAAAGAGTGTGGCAAAGTATTCCAATCTTGGAAAGCTTTGTTTGGCCATATGAAGTGTCATTCACtagagaaagaaaaattttccAACAATAACAGTCTGGAAGAACAGCAAGATTCTTGGACCAGTGGTAATAACCAGAAGCTGGTCATGGACAGCCAATCTGACAACGAAATTGCTGCTCCTAATCGAAGAAAGAGATCACAAAGAAGAATTAGGTACATGGGTGCTgcaaactcttcttctctgtcTTTTGCTAATAATGCTTCCTCTTCTGTCTCTGAAATTGAGCAAGAACAAGAAGAGGTTGCTATGTGCTTGATGATGCTTTCTAGGGATGTTGGTCAGTGGGGTGGCTTGAATTCTGTTGCTGCTGAGTCCTCTGATAACAATGCTGCATTTCTTGAAACTAATTTGGTTAGTTCTAAAACTGAGGATAAGCCTTCTGTTTGTACTGGTGCTGAGACTCTGAAAATGAAAAAACTTGGTGAGAAGTTGGAGATGGGCAAATTGGAGGATTATGATGATCTCAAAGTTGAAAACAGAGGGTTTACCAAGAATAAACCAAAGAAGTGTCAGCTAGATGATGAATGTGAGACTGAAAATTCTGGAGTTAAATTGGGCAAGAATTTGACCAAGGAAACTGGCTTGGAACAATCTGAAATGGTTCCCAGCAAGTGCAGTTCAAGCAAGAGAAAGTTAAGAGACTCTTTTGATCCTGAATTGAAGTCAGATTACTTGAAGAAGCTGAGAACAAATGCTTCAGATTCTGAAGTATGCAAGAACTCTGATAGAAGCAGCAGATTTGAGTGTACTACCTGCAACAAGGTGTTTCATTCTTACCAAGCTTTAGGAGGCCATAGAGCTAGCCACAAAAAGACTAAAGGCTGCTTTGCTTCAAGAATTGACAGTAGTGAGAACAGCATTGAAACTGAACTATCTCCTGACTCAACAACAGAGAGTAAAATCATCAAATCAATCAAAAATGAAATTTCTTCTGATCACTTGGCCATAGATTGTGACAGCAAAGCTGAGATAAGTTATGGGGCAAAGAAGAGTAAAGGACATGAGTGCCCTATTTGTCTCAAAGTGTTCCCATCAGGACAAGCACTGGGTGGTCACAAGAGGTCTCACTTAGTGGGAGCCAATGAGGCTAAAAACAACCAAACCATTACAATTCAAGAAGCAATTCCACCCATTAGAGACTTCCTTGATCTTAATCTTCCTGCTCCTGTTGAAGAAGAGAGCAATGGCCTTGTGGGTTTTAATCCATGGTGGATTGGAAGTGGCCACAATCATGAATCCCTTGTAAGTTTGATATCTAACCAAGTTCTTTAA